A window from Alphaproteobacteria bacterium encodes these proteins:
- a CDS encoding cytochrome ubiquinol oxidase subunit I yields MLELDVAQLSRLQFGLTALYHFLFVPLTIGLALLLAIMESVYVMTNREIWRQMTKFWGLLFGINFAMGVATGITMEFQFGTNWAYYSHYVGDIFGAPLAIEGLMAFFLEATFVGLFFFGWDRLTKIGHLSVTWLLAIGSNLSAFWILVANAWMQNPVGSQFNYQTMRMEMTSFYDVIFNPVAQSKFVHTVSACYVTGAVFVMAISAYYLLRGRHADLAKRSMTVAASFGLASALSVVVLGDESGYTASQNQKMKLAAIEAMWETEPAPAGFTIFGIPDLVTHRNNYEVKVPWMLGLIATRTVDTPLPGIKDLVAQAHTRIRNGMIAYEALYKLRQTKAAPDPQTLALFNQHQHDLGYGLLLKRYTPTVSDATDAQISKAAWDTVPNIIPLFWSFRFMVGIGFFLIAFFMTAFYLSSKRRLEQNRWFLRLSFLVLPLPWIASELGWIVAEHGRQPWAIEGILPTNLGVSSITSGQVWFSLIGFVVFYTLLAIIDVFLMIKYIRLGPVEEYA; encoded by the coding sequence ATGCTGGAACTTGATGTCGCCCAACTATCACGCTTACAATTTGGCCTCACGGCTCTATACCATTTTCTGTTTGTCCCCTTAACGATCGGGCTTGCCTTGCTCCTAGCTATCATGGAAAGCGTCTACGTCATGACGAATCGGGAGATTTGGCGTCAAATGACCAAGTTCTGGGGACTGCTTTTCGGCATTAACTTTGCCATGGGGGTGGCCACTGGAATTACCATGGAATTCCAATTTGGCACCAACTGGGCCTACTACTCTCACTATGTTGGGGATATCTTTGGTGCCCCTCTTGCCATCGAGGGGCTCATGGCCTTCTTCCTCGAAGCCACATTCGTTGGGCTGTTCTTCTTTGGGTGGGATCGCTTAACCAAAATTGGGCATTTAAGTGTCACCTGGCTTTTGGCCATCGGCTCCAACCTCTCGGCTTTTTGGATTCTCGTAGCCAATGCTTGGATGCAGAATCCCGTAGGATCCCAATTCAATTATCAGACCATGCGTATGGAAATGACCTCTTTCTATGACGTGATTTTTAATCCGGTTGCTCAGTCTAAATTCGTTCACACGGTTAGTGCCTGCTATGTCACTGGCGCGGTTTTTGTCATGGCGATTAGCGCTTATTACCTGCTTCGGGGTCGCCACGCTGACCTTGCAAAACGGTCAATGACGGTTGCTGCAAGTTTTGGCTTGGCTTCGGCCTTATCGGTTGTGGTATTGGGAGATGAAAGCGGCTACACCGCCTCTCAAAACCAAAAGATGAAGCTAGCCGCCATCGAAGCCATGTGGGAAACGGAGCCTGCCCCTGCTGGATTCACGATATTTGGGATCCCAGACCTTGTCACCCATCGCAACAATTATGAAGTGAAGGTCCCTTGGATGTTGGGGCTCATCGCCACCCGCACGGTGGACACGCCGCTCCCAGGAATCAAAGACCTTGTAGCGCAAGCCCACACGCGAATCCGCAACGGCATGATTGCTTATGAGGCGCTCTATAAACTGCGTCAAACCAAGGCGGCGCCGGATCCTCAAACGTTGGCACTGTTTAATCAACACCAGCATGATCTCGGCTACGGCCTCCTTCTCAAGCGCTATACGCCAACGGTTTCGGATGCAACGGACGCACAAATCTCAAAGGCGGCCTGGGATACAGTTCCTAATATCATACCCTTGTTCTGGTCTTTCCGATTCATGGTCGGCATTGGATTTTTTCTCATCGCTTTCTTTATGACGGCATTTTACCTCTCCTCTAAGAGACGTCTTGAACAAAACCGGTGGTTCTTAAGGCTCTCTTTTCTTGTGCTGCCCCTTCCCTGGATTGCCTCTGAGCTGGGATGGATCGTCGCCGAGCATGGCCGCCAGCCTTGGGCCATCGAAGGCATTTTGCCCACAAACCTTGGCGTCTCAAGCATAACCTCCGGGCAGGTGTGGTTTAGCCTCATCGGATTTGTGGTCTTTTACACCCTTCTTGCCATCATCGATGTTTTCTTAATGATCAAGTATATTAGATTAGGTCCTGTCGAGGAGTACGCATGA
- the cydB gene encoding cytochrome d ubiquinol oxidase subunit II — MIHTLIDYETLRLIWWALLGVLLIGFAIMDGFDMGVAMLLPFTAKTDGERRVAINCIAPVWEGNQVWFILGGGAIFAAWPLVYAAAFSGFYGAMFLVLVALILRPVGFKFRSKVENPTWRALWDWALFIGGFVPSLVFGIAFGNILKGVPFHFDDTLHTFYTGSFLDLLTPFPLICGLLSVSLFTMHGATYLALKTHDPISSRARIAGVRASLLTMIFFTVGWIFLKNGWVEGFRLLENAGTGAPSNPLTKSVIQESGAWLNNYALYPWTWTAPVLGYGGAALTAVLLLLKQPGKAFITSAFAQSGVIATAGLSLFPFILPSSSHPNSSLMVWDASSSHMTLFLMLVAVIIFMPLILIYTAWVFRVMRGKVTEEAVVANKQMY, encoded by the coding sequence ATGATTCACACCCTTATTGACTATGAAACCCTTCGGTTGATTTGGTGGGCTCTTCTCGGTGTGTTGCTGATTGGATTTGCCATTATGGATGGGTTTGACATGGGCGTTGCCATGCTCTTACCCTTCACCGCCAAAACAGATGGAGAGCGGCGGGTGGCGATCAATTGCATAGCGCCTGTGTGGGAAGGGAACCAGGTTTGGTTTATCCTCGGGGGTGGCGCTATTTTTGCTGCCTGGCCGCTTGTCTATGCCGCGGCTTTCTCTGGATTTTATGGCGCGATGTTTTTGGTGCTGGTTGCCCTTATCTTGAGACCCGTAGGATTTAAGTTTCGCAGTAAGGTCGAAAATCCCACCTGGCGCGCGCTTTGGGATTGGGCGTTGTTCATCGGGGGTTTTGTTCCCTCTCTTGTTTTTGGGATTGCTTTTGGCAATATCTTGAAAGGTGTCCCTTTTCACTTTGATGACACGTTACATACTTTTTATACAGGCAGTTTCCTTGACCTCTTGACCCCATTTCCCTTGATCTGTGGATTGTTGAGTGTGAGTCTTTTTACCATGCATGGCGCAACCTACCTTGCTTTAAAGACCCATGATCCCATTTCCTCAAGAGCAAGAATTGCAGGAGTTCGAGCCTCCCTCTTGACCATGATCTTCTTTACCGTGGGATGGATATTCTTGAAGAACGGATGGGTTGAGGGCTTTCGTCTTCTGGAAAATGCAGGCACAGGGGCCCCTTCCAACCCTTTGACCAAAAGTGTTATCCAGGAATCTGGGGCATGGCTCAACAATTATGCGCTGTACCCCTGGACGTGGACGGCGCCTGTTCTTGGCTATGGGGGAGCTGCGTTGACTGCCGTATTACTTCTCCTCAAACAGCCAGGGAAAGCCTTCATCACGAGTGCTTTTGCTCAAAGCGGTGTCATTGCGACGGCAGGTTTGAGCCTTTTCCCCTTTATTCTTCCCTCTTCCTCTCACCCGAACAGCAGCTTGATGGTGTGGGATGCCTCATCCAGCCACATGACTTTGTTCTTGATGTTGGTTGCGGTCATCATTTTTATGCCCTTGATTTTGATCTACACCGCTTGGGTATTTAGGGTCATGCGCGGTAAAGTGACGGAAGAAGCCGTGGTTGCGAACAAGCAGATGTATTAA
- the cydX gene encoding cytochrome bd-I oxidase subunit CydX: MWYFSWVLGLGLACCFAILNAMWLELDESDSK; this comes from the coding sequence ATGTGGTACTTTAGTTGGGTTTTAGGCTTAGGGCTGGCCTGTTGTTTTGCCATCTTGAATGCCATGTGGCTTGAACTCGATGAGTCGGACTCTAAATGA
- a CDS encoding cyd operon YbgE family protein — MISRLISLTMAIGLSLTLLFAAPLFADKIQGAGRGILMLGLIGISGGFVHGVGFEPRSIFFKFLFNPWISRILMACTLFFYW; from the coding sequence ATGATATCTCGCCTCATTTCTTTAACCATGGCCATCGGGCTCAGTTTGACCCTCCTGTTTGCCGCGCCCTTATTTGCGGATAAAATTCAAGGAGCTGGACGGGGCATATTGATGCTGGGTCTGATCGGCATCTCCGGTGGCTTTGTCCATGGGGTCGGCTTTGAGCCGCGCAGCATCTTCTTCAAGTTTTTGTTTAACCCCTGGATTTCCCGAATTTTAATGGCGTGTACACTGTTTTTTTATTGGTAG